Genomic window (Pseudomonas xantholysinigenes):
TACGACAGCAATGCACTCACCGAGCAGCGATTGGTCTCGGCGATCCGCTCGAGGATGCGCCAGTACACGGCCTCCAACCGCAGGCAGGTGGCAAAACCGTTGAGCCGCACCGAGCGCGAGACCGGCCCGGCCTGGCCCATGTCGAAGTCCCGCTTGAAAGGGTCGATGCGCGGCCTGGCCACCCCCGCTGCTTG
Coding sequences:
- a CDS encoding ribbon-helix-helix domain-containing protein — encoded protein: MGQAGPVSRSVRLNGFATCLRLEAVYWRILERIAETNRCSVSALLSYIDREVHLRHGGVRNFSGLVRVICVAWLQEAPDVD